The Solea senegalensis isolate Sse05_10M linkage group LG4, IFAPA_SoseM_1, whole genome shotgun sequence genome includes a region encoding these proteins:
- the LOC122768016 gene encoding NCK-interacting protein with SH3 domain-like isoform X1, protein MYRSLYAFRSAEPNSLHFAAGESFLILERSNKHWWLGSRCSSGETGYIPASYIEKIQVPEQDEVLQSIDRAIEAIHNVALKNGGKYNLEQRDVLQKLIHHRKETLARRSSSSSQKQGLPTSSSEISLSQTPPPPNGLNRDYGRQGSVPLSGSMDNMQGEQRGFYQVPPQPRRAAPITPPPPEKQRNRQPAAEPEVPSRVSSLSPSPAPSLSISTTSLESGSSHSLVSSDVSLPSVSSTPPPPVPSRVKPAMPHLETLPSESAPAKKSPAPQPPQPSPALEPTVESQPESDWPVAPPSVAESPPGSPTVSEPVPMTIGAELIELVRKNTGLSYKLSRVAVGVVVGHLQTALPQASTALEQVLVSLVESKDLSAALPRGQVCHDEQRLEVIFSDLARHRDDSQQRGWALHEDHALIACYLEELLKILTDADPEVCKRMCKADDHENVHSLVSYYQMENRVTLQLLLLKVFGAMCSLDATLISTLLNSNLPMVLARDLQTDAQEHQKMCYTALVLTMIFSMGEQVPYHHYEHLNSDFVQFMLDVVEDGLPSDPTEQLPDTFLNLLLAFNLHHTTPSDNVIMQELKKKNVKILSEKVLLLLNRGDDPVCMFKHTPPAPHSVLKFLQDLFASRETADIFYRTDMMVMIDIAVRQISDLSPGDKLRMEYLSLMHSIMRSTDYLEHQHRLSDLQGALQRILREEEDPGEDEGSATAKQMDKLIVQQVYKEFPQICENKD, encoded by the exons ATGTACCGGTCTCTGTACGCCTTCCGATCCGCGGAGCCCAACTCGCTGCACTTCGCGGCCGGGGAAAGCTTCCTAATCCTGGAGAGGAGCAACAAACACTGGTGGCTGGGGTCCCGCTGCAGCTCGGGGGAAACCGGCTACATCCCCGCCTCGTACATCGAAAAAATTCAG GTTCCAGAGCAGGACGAGGTTTTGCAGTCCATCGACAGAGCGATCGAAGCCATCCACAATGTGGCCTTAAAAAACGGAGGCAAATACAATCTGGAGCAGCGAGATGTTCTGCA AAAACTGATCCATCACAGAAAGGAGACGCTGGCACGTCGGAGTTCCTCCTCCAGTCAGAAACAAGGACTCCCGACTTCCAGCAGTGAAATCTCTCTCAGTCAAACTCCGCCTCCGCCCAATGGCCTTAACCGAGACTATGGACGTCAGGGAAGCGTGCCGTTATCAGGGAGCATGGACAATATGCAAGGAGAGCAACGAGGCTTTTACcag GTGCCTCCCCAGCCTCGGCGCGCGGCCCCCATCACCCCTCCTCCCCCCGAGAAACAGAGGAACAGACAGCCTGCAG cagAGCCAGAGGTCCCCTCCAGAGTGTCCTCTCTTTCTCCGTCCCCGGCCCCCTCCCTCTCAATCAGCACCACCTCTTTAGAGTCGGGCTCCTCCCACTCCCTGGTCTCCTCCGATGTCAGTTTGCCAAGTGTCTCCagcaccccccctcctcctgtgCCATCCCGTGTGAAGCCCGCTATGCCACATCTAGAGACTTTGCCCTCCGAGTCTGCTCCTGCAAAGAAAAGCCCCGCGCCACAGCCTCCGCAGCCCTCCCCCGCTTTAGAGCCCACTGTGGAGAGCCAGCCAGAAAGTGACTGGCCTGTTGCTCCACCGTCTGTTGCTGAAAGCCCCCCCGGTAGCCCCACCGTCTCCGAGCCAGTTCCCATGACGATCGGGGCCGAACTGATCGAGCTGGTACGGAAGAACACGGGCCTGAGTTACAAGCTGTCGCGGGTGGCTGTCGGCGTGGTGGTCGGGCATCTGCAGACCGCGTTACCTCAGGCGTCCACGGCCTTGGAGCAGGTTCTGGTCTCTCTGGTGGAGAGCAAG GACCTGAGCGCAGCTCTGCCGCGGGGCCAGGTGTGTCACGATGAGCAGCGGCTGGAGGTGATCTTCAGCGACCTCGCCCGTCACAGGGACGACTCGCAGCAGCGTGGCTGGGCACTGCACGAAGATCACGCTCTCATCGCCTGCTacctggaggagctgctgaagaTACTG ACTGATGCTGATCCAGAAGTGTGTAAGAGGATGTGCAAGGCTGACGACCACGAGAACGTGCATTCTCTGGTTTCATATTATCAGATG GAGAACCGCGTgacgctgcagctgctgctgctcaaagtGTTCGGAGCGATGTGCAGCCTGGACGCCACCCTCATCTCCACCCTGCTCAACTCCAACCTCCCCATGGTGCTGGCCAGAGACCTGCAGACCGATGCACAAG agCACCAGAAAATGTGTTACACAGCGTTGGTGCTGACTATGATCTTCTCTATGGGTGAACAGGTGCCATATCATCACTATG AACACTTGAACTCTGACTTTGTTCAGTTCATGCTGGACGTCGTGGAGGACGGTCTCCCGTCCGATCCCACAGAGCAGCTGCCCGACACCTTCCTGAACCTCCTGCTGGCTTTCAACCTGCACCACACAA CTCCCAGCGACAACGTGATCATGCAGgagttgaagaagaagaacgtcAAGATTCTATCAGAGAAAGTTCTGCTGCTTCTGAACAGAGGCG ACGACCCCGTGTGTATGTTCAAACACACTCCACCTGCACCACACTCGGTGCTCAAGTTCCTGCAGGACCTGTTCGCCAGCAGAGAGACGGCCGACATCTTCTATCGCACTGACATGATGGTGATGATCGACATCGCCGTACGGCAAATATCTGACCTTTCACCTGGAGACAAG CTGCGGATGGAGTACCTCTCCCTCATGCACTCCATAATGCGCTCGACGGACTACCTCGAGCACCAGCACCGCCTGTCtgacctgcagggggcgctgcagaGGATTCTCAGGGAGGAGGAAGATCCGGGAGAAGACGAAGGGAGTGCCACGGCGAAACAGATGGATAAGCTAATTGTGCAGCAGGTCTACAAGGAGTTCCCGCAGATCTGTGAGAACAAGGACTAA
- the ndufaf3 gene encoding NADH dehydrogenase [ubiquinone] 1 alpha subcomplex assembly factor 3 — MSASVCNRVLQRTTQSFLFSSRAAPAFSSPFLSRAHRLGPSDDEMYQRTSMSIMQKEPDGGIMIHSYSARGFNIDGNKVLGPCAVLPPAILQWNVGSHEDITEESVSLFHMLEPRIEILVLGTGERSERIKPSVLALLKRKRIAVEVQDTPNACATFNFLISERRVVAAGLIPPPVSTALETTQQ; from the exons ATGTCCGCCTCGGTGTGTAACAGAGTCCTTCAGAGAACAACACAGagttttctcttctcctccagaGCAGCACCGGCTTTTTCAAG CCCATTTTTGTCTCGAGCTCATCGATTGGGACCCAGTGATGATGAGATGTACCAGCGGACCTCGATGTCCATCATGCAGAAGGAGCCGGACGGTGGCATCATGATCCACAGCTACAGTGCGAGAGGGTTCAACATTGATGGCAATAAGGTGCTCGGACCCTGTGCCGTGCTGCCTCCTGCAATCCTGCAGTGGAAC GTTGGCAGTCATGAAGACATCACAGAGGAAAGTGTCTCATTGTTCCACATGCTTGAACCAAGAATAG AGATTCTTGTGCTGGGCACAGGTGAACGGTCTGAAAGAATTAAGCCCTCAGTTCTTGCGCTGCTCAAACGTAAACGCATCGCTGTGGAGGTTCAAGACACA CCAAACGCTTGTGCAACCTTCAACTTCCTGATCAGTGAGAGGCGAGTGGTAGCCGCCGGACTCATCCCTCCACCTGTCAGCACAGCACTGGAAACAACGCAGCAGTAA
- the LOC122768016 gene encoding NCK-interacting protein with SH3 domain-like isoform X2 — MYRSLYAFRSAEPNSLHFAAGESFLILERSNKHWWLGSRCSSGETGYIPASYIEKIQVPEQDEVLQSIDRAIEAIHNVALKNGGKYNLEQRDVLQKLIHHRKETLARRSSSSSQKQGLPTSSSEISLSQTPPPPNGLNRDYGRQGSVPLSGSMDNMQGEQRGFYQVPPQPRRAAPITPPPPEKQRNRQPAEPEVPSRVSSLSPSPAPSLSISTTSLESGSSHSLVSSDVSLPSVSSTPPPPVPSRVKPAMPHLETLPSESAPAKKSPAPQPPQPSPALEPTVESQPESDWPVAPPSVAESPPGSPTVSEPVPMTIGAELIELVRKNTGLSYKLSRVAVGVVVGHLQTALPQASTALEQVLVSLVESKDLSAALPRGQVCHDEQRLEVIFSDLARHRDDSQQRGWALHEDHALIACYLEELLKILTDADPEVCKRMCKADDHENVHSLVSYYQMENRVTLQLLLLKVFGAMCSLDATLISTLLNSNLPMVLARDLQTDAQEHQKMCYTALVLTMIFSMGEQVPYHHYEHLNSDFVQFMLDVVEDGLPSDPTEQLPDTFLNLLLAFNLHHTTPSDNVIMQELKKKNVKILSEKVLLLLNRGDDPVCMFKHTPPAPHSVLKFLQDLFASRETADIFYRTDMMVMIDIAVRQISDLSPGDKLRMEYLSLMHSIMRSTDYLEHQHRLSDLQGALQRILREEEDPGEDEGSATAKQMDKLIVQQVYKEFPQICENKD, encoded by the exons ATGTACCGGTCTCTGTACGCCTTCCGATCCGCGGAGCCCAACTCGCTGCACTTCGCGGCCGGGGAAAGCTTCCTAATCCTGGAGAGGAGCAACAAACACTGGTGGCTGGGGTCCCGCTGCAGCTCGGGGGAAACCGGCTACATCCCCGCCTCGTACATCGAAAAAATTCAG GTTCCAGAGCAGGACGAGGTTTTGCAGTCCATCGACAGAGCGATCGAAGCCATCCACAATGTGGCCTTAAAAAACGGAGGCAAATACAATCTGGAGCAGCGAGATGTTCTGCA AAAACTGATCCATCACAGAAAGGAGACGCTGGCACGTCGGAGTTCCTCCTCCAGTCAGAAACAAGGACTCCCGACTTCCAGCAGTGAAATCTCTCTCAGTCAAACTCCGCCTCCGCCCAATGGCCTTAACCGAGACTATGGACGTCAGGGAAGCGTGCCGTTATCAGGGAGCATGGACAATATGCAAGGAGAGCAACGAGGCTTTTACcag GTGCCTCCCCAGCCTCGGCGCGCGGCCCCCATCACCCCTCCTCCCCCCGAGAAACAGAGGAACAGACAGCCTGCAG AGCCAGAGGTCCCCTCCAGAGTGTCCTCTCTTTCTCCGTCCCCGGCCCCCTCCCTCTCAATCAGCACCACCTCTTTAGAGTCGGGCTCCTCCCACTCCCTGGTCTCCTCCGATGTCAGTTTGCCAAGTGTCTCCagcaccccccctcctcctgtgCCATCCCGTGTGAAGCCCGCTATGCCACATCTAGAGACTTTGCCCTCCGAGTCTGCTCCTGCAAAGAAAAGCCCCGCGCCACAGCCTCCGCAGCCCTCCCCCGCTTTAGAGCCCACTGTGGAGAGCCAGCCAGAAAGTGACTGGCCTGTTGCTCCACCGTCTGTTGCTGAAAGCCCCCCCGGTAGCCCCACCGTCTCCGAGCCAGTTCCCATGACGATCGGGGCCGAACTGATCGAGCTGGTACGGAAGAACACGGGCCTGAGTTACAAGCTGTCGCGGGTGGCTGTCGGCGTGGTGGTCGGGCATCTGCAGACCGCGTTACCTCAGGCGTCCACGGCCTTGGAGCAGGTTCTGGTCTCTCTGGTGGAGAGCAAG GACCTGAGCGCAGCTCTGCCGCGGGGCCAGGTGTGTCACGATGAGCAGCGGCTGGAGGTGATCTTCAGCGACCTCGCCCGTCACAGGGACGACTCGCAGCAGCGTGGCTGGGCACTGCACGAAGATCACGCTCTCATCGCCTGCTacctggaggagctgctgaagaTACTG ACTGATGCTGATCCAGAAGTGTGTAAGAGGATGTGCAAGGCTGACGACCACGAGAACGTGCATTCTCTGGTTTCATATTATCAGATG GAGAACCGCGTgacgctgcagctgctgctgctcaaagtGTTCGGAGCGATGTGCAGCCTGGACGCCACCCTCATCTCCACCCTGCTCAACTCCAACCTCCCCATGGTGCTGGCCAGAGACCTGCAGACCGATGCACAAG agCACCAGAAAATGTGTTACACAGCGTTGGTGCTGACTATGATCTTCTCTATGGGTGAACAGGTGCCATATCATCACTATG AACACTTGAACTCTGACTTTGTTCAGTTCATGCTGGACGTCGTGGAGGACGGTCTCCCGTCCGATCCCACAGAGCAGCTGCCCGACACCTTCCTGAACCTCCTGCTGGCTTTCAACCTGCACCACACAA CTCCCAGCGACAACGTGATCATGCAGgagttgaagaagaagaacgtcAAGATTCTATCAGAGAAAGTTCTGCTGCTTCTGAACAGAGGCG ACGACCCCGTGTGTATGTTCAAACACACTCCACCTGCACCACACTCGGTGCTCAAGTTCCTGCAGGACCTGTTCGCCAGCAGAGAGACGGCCGACATCTTCTATCGCACTGACATGATGGTGATGATCGACATCGCCGTACGGCAAATATCTGACCTTTCACCTGGAGACAAG CTGCGGATGGAGTACCTCTCCCTCATGCACTCCATAATGCGCTCGACGGACTACCTCGAGCACCAGCACCGCCTGTCtgacctgcagggggcgctgcagaGGATTCTCAGGGAGGAGGAAGATCCGGGAGAAGACGAAGGGAGTGCCACGGCGAAACAGATGGATAAGCTAATTGTGCAGCAGGTCTACAAGGAGTTCCCGCAGATCTGTGAGAACAAGGACTAA